In Acidisarcina polymorpha, the DNA window CGCCCACAAGGTCGACCCCACACGCAGGGTGACAGCGGCTATCTGCGAACCGTATGACCACCCTAAGCAAACTTGGGAGGACATGCAGCCGGCGTTCACCTATCTTGATGTCGCCGGCTATAACTACCGGCTTGATAAGTACGAGTCAGACCATGCGAAATACCCTGACCGCGTGATGGTTGGTACTGAGTCCTATCCGGGCGCCGTGTACCAGATATGGGATTTCATTGAGAGATCAAGCTGGGTGATCGGCGACTTCGTCTGGACGGCGGCCGATTACATGGGCGAGTCGGGGCTGGGCTTCACGGCTCTTCGAAACGGCCCCGGCCGCGCTGCTGGACTGCAGGGCTACCCGTGGTTCAACTCCTATTGCGGTGATATCGATCTGATCGGCAACAAGAAGCCGCAGTCTTATTTCCGCGATATCGTGTGGCGGCGCAGCAAGATAGAGATGGCCGTGCAGAGGCCGATCCCCGCAGGGTGGTCGGAGCGCCTGGGGGATTGGTCCTGGAGTGACGAGCTGCGAAGCTGGAGCTGGTACGGCTTCGAGGGAACTCCTCTCAAGGTGCGTGTGTACACGCGCGCGACGCGTGTGAAGCTTCTACTGAACGGCAAGGAGATCGGCACGCAGGAGTTGAAGCCGAGCGATGGCCTTAAGACGGAGTTCGCCGTTCCGTACAGCCCTGGCGAGTTGAAGGCAATTGCCTACGAAGGCGACATCGAGACATCCTCGATCGCCTTTGCCACGACAGGGCAGCCTCACCATCTGGTCCTCACGCCCGATAGGCGCAGGCTCATCACCGATGGCGACGACCTCGGCTATGTCATGGTCACCGTCGTGGACGAAGCAGGTAGGCCCGTCCCGGATGCTGTCGTGCCGGTTTCCTTCACGGTAGAAGGCGCTGGCGAACTTATGGCCGTGGGCAACGCCAATCCTAAGGACGTTACCAGCTTCCAACAGCCACATCGCGATACCTACCACGGAGTTTGCCTGGCTGTGGTGCGGCCGCGCGGCGCAGCCGGAAAGATCGTCATCCGTGCGCAATCCCCTGGCTTGCAGGGCGGCACGGCCGAACTGGAATCCGCATCAAGCTAGCCACTCGGAATAAGGAGCGTTCCCGTTCCTCGCAATGTTCAGCGAAGCTGTGCGGGGAGAGACAAAGACCAACCCTATCAAGGCTCGATGCTCACAATTCGACAGCTCGGCGACATAAAGAACGCCTACGGCCGCGCCTCAGGCGCGGACTCATATGAAACCAACACAAAGGCAGGATGTATGACTACCAACCGGACACTTTCTCTCCTCCACTCTCTTGGCGGCAGCCATGCGGGTAATCTGCTTGCGCTTGTCGCGATCTTGGCCTTGGCTCTTGTTCCTGTGGGAGCTCAGGTCACGGCGGCTTCGCTCTCCGGCTCAGCGACGGACCCGAGTGGAGCGGCGCTACCGAACGCGACCGTGACCGCACTGAACGTCGACACCGGTGCATCGCAGACCACCAAGACAAGCGGCGCAGGTACGTTTACCTTCACGACCTTGCCTCCTGGAACTTACCGCGTCACGGTCGCAGAGGATGGCTTTGCGACCAAGGTCCAGGAAGGTCTGCAACTCACGGTCGGCCAAGCGGCCACGCTCAATACGGTCCTGACGGTTGGCGCTCAATCAGAAAGTGTGACGGTCAATGCGGAGTCAGGCACTCTCATCAACTCGAGCACTGCTGAGGTCAGCTCACTGGTGAATGAGCACTCTGTCAAGGAGCTGCCGCTGAATGGCCGCGACCCGTCGAGCCTCGTTTTGCTGGCGCCGGGCGTCACAAACGTTTTGAACTCCAGCGGTACTCTGCAGACGATCGCCGCCTTCCCGACGGAGTCGGGTGCGTCCGCCAACGGTGGCCGCCAAGGCAGCACTTACTACCTGCTGGATGGCGTGCAGAACATGGACACATACCTACTGCTGGCCGCACCGTTTCCGAATGCGGATGCCACGCAGGAGTTCCGAGTCATCACCAACAACTTCGATGCTCGTTATGGCTTCGCTCCGGGGGCGGTCGTCAGCATCCAGACAAAAGGCGGCAGCAACGAGTTCCATGGCGGCGCCTTTGAGTTTCTCCGCAACAGCGCTCTGAACGCCGGAAATTACTTCAGTCACCAAGTTGATCCGCTGCGGCGTAACCAGTTTGGTGGCGATCTGGGTGGCCCTGTCATCAAGAACAAGCTCTTCTTCTTCGCCAACTACCAGCAGACGCTCGCGAGCACAACTGCCGCCACCAATGTGACGGACACGCCGACCGCGGCCATGCTGGCCGGAGACTTTAGCGCTGTGCCGATCACGCTTGGTGGCCCCTTCACGACGATCGGTGGCAAACCGAATCAGGTGGACCCCGCACTTCTGAGCGCTCCTGCACTGGCTCTCTCCCAGCAGCTGCCGCTGGGCATGGTTCCTGCCACCGGGCAGGTGACCTATACGGGAGCCTCGCAAAGGTACAGCTACAAGGAAGCAACCGGGCGACTTGATTGGGATGTATCTCCTTCCCACCGAATCACCGCACGCTCGTTCCTCGACTTTCTTGATCAGCCGGGACTCGGTGTTCCCGGCAATGTCCTGACCTACGTGATCGGTGAGAGAGGCCGGATCTATAACGAACTGATCTCGGACACATGGACCATCTCCCCGAACTCAGTGAACACACTCTCCGCAGCCTGGCTGCAGAACGACTATTACACCGCAGCGCAGGTCCTCAATCATGATGGGTCCCCCTTCTGCCTCTCACAAATTATCAACGTCAGCGACCCCCCGGGTGTCTGCTACATCGAGGGTGGCGTGAGCATATCTGGTGCGTTCAATCAGGGCTATTCGTCGCCCAACACCGAGGACCGCAGAACCTGGACGCTGAACGACGACTACTCCCGCGTTATCGGTCAGCACGTCGTCACCGTGGGTGGAAATCTGCTGCGGCAGTACGCCAATGAGATCTCTGCCTACCCGGCAAATCCGCAGGTCAACTTCAACGGGCAGTACACGGGATTCGGCCTGGCCGACTTCCTCCTTGGCGATGTGCAGAGCTACGGTCAAGGCGCGGGTGAGGTTCAGAATGAGCGTGGATTCCTGCTCGGTATCTACGCACAGGACGCTTGGCGAATCAAACCGAACCTTACGCTCACGGCCGGTGTACGCTGGGAGCCGAACCTGCCACCTTCCTTGCAGAACGGGCGCGGCGCGGCCTTCATTCCGGGTCAGCAGAGCACACGATATCCCAACGCCCCCACGGGCATGGTCTTTCCTGGCGACGCTGGCGTGAGCGACAGCCTGATACCGCGTGACTACACGCAGGTGGCTCCTCGCATCGGCATTGCCTGGCAGCCTCGCTCCTTACCGACAACGGCCTTCCGCGCGGCCTTCGGCACCTTCTTCGCGCCCCTCGAATATTCCATCTACAACCACACCGCCGACATCAGCCCTTTTAGCCCTACCTACAGTTTTGCCGGAACACAAACAACGCCTATCCCATTTGCTTCGCCGTGGACCTCGCCTCAGTCGGGCACGGGTGGTGTCAATCCGTTTCCGCCGTTTGCTTCGGCATCGCAGGTTCCCGGACCGGACGCTACCTTCCCGACCGGTCCCAATGCGGTCAACATCTCTACCGTGTTTGCTCAAGACTTCAAGCTGGCCCGGACGCAAAGCTGGAATCTGTCAGTCGAACAGCAGCTTCCAGGTGATCTAGCCATGCACCTTGCCTACGTTGGTAGTGAAACGAACCATCTTCAGTTTCCTCTCGATCTCAACCCTGGCATCTACAGCACCAATCCAGCGCTGAACGGGGCACGTACGATCTATCCAGCCTTCTCGCGCGTGCAGGAGAACGTGAGCGGAGGAAATGCGAGCTACAACTCCTTGCAGGTTGGTCTGGAAAAGCGGTTCTCGCATGGGCTGCAGTTCCAGTCGAACTTCACCTGGTCGAAGAATGAAGATCTTTTCACTGCAAACAGCATCTCCTTCGTGAACAACATTCCAGACCCGTTCGACCCGAAGCAGAACTTCGGACGCTCCGATCTAAACATCCCATTGATCTCGGTCACGAATCTGGTTTACACCACGCCTTCGCTGTCGAACCACAGTGTCTTGCTTCGCGAAGCCCTCGGCGGCTGGCAGGTGAGCGCCATCTACACCATGCAATCAGGCACGCCATTCAGCATCCAGGGTGGCAGTGGCAACAACAACTCTGGCGCGCAGCAGAACGGCGATCGTGCCGATTTCGCTCCCGGCGCGAGCTACGGCAGCAGCAGCTTCGGCATCCACAACGGCAGCAAGCAGCAGTTGAACCGCTACTTCGACATTTCCAAGTTCGTTCAGAACGCGCCGGGGACATTTGGCAATACGCCGCGTAACCTCTTCAATGGGCCTGGTATTAACACCAGC includes these proteins:
- a CDS encoding TonB-dependent receptor, whose amino-acid sequence is MLTIRQLGDIKNAYGRASGADSYETNTKAGCMTTNRTLSLLHSLGGSHAGNLLALVAILALALVPVGAQVTAASLSGSATDPSGAALPNATVTALNVDTGASQTTKTSGAGTFTFTTLPPGTYRVTVAEDGFATKVQEGLQLTVGQAATLNTVLTVGAQSESVTVNAESGTLINSSTAEVSSLVNEHSVKELPLNGRDPSSLVLLAPGVTNVLNSSGTLQTIAAFPTESGASANGGRQGSTYYLLDGVQNMDTYLLLAAPFPNADATQEFRVITNNFDARYGFAPGAVVSIQTKGGSNEFHGGAFEFLRNSALNAGNYFSHQVDPLRRNQFGGDLGGPVIKNKLFFFANYQQTLASTTAATNVTDTPTAAMLAGDFSAVPITLGGPFTTIGGKPNQVDPALLSAPALALSQQLPLGMVPATGQVTYTGASQRYSYKEATGRLDWDVSPSHRITARSFLDFLDQPGLGVPGNVLTYVIGERGRIYNELISDTWTISPNSVNTLSAAWLQNDYYTAAQVLNHDGSPFCLSQIINVSDPPGVCYIEGGVSISGAFNQGYSSPNTEDRRTWTLNDDYSRVIGQHVVTVGGNLLRQYANEISAYPANPQVNFNGQYTGFGLADFLLGDVQSYGQGAGEVQNERGFLLGIYAQDAWRIKPNLTLTAGVRWEPNLPPSLQNGRGAAFIPGQQSTRYPNAPTGMVFPGDAGVSDSLIPRDYTQVAPRIGIAWQPRSLPTTAFRAAFGTFFAPLEYSIYNHTADISPFSPTYSFAGTQTTPIPFASPWTSPQSGTGGVNPFPPFASASQVPGPDATFPTGPNAVNISTVFAQDFKLARTQSWNLSVEQQLPGDLAMHLAYVGSETNHLQFPLDLNPGIYSTNPALNGARTIYPAFSRVQENVSGGNASYNSLQVGLEKRFSHGLQFQSNFTWSKNEDLFTANSISFVNNIPDPFDPKQNFGRSDLNIPLISVTNLVYTTPSLSNHSVLLREALGGWQVSAIYTMQSGTPFSIQGGSGNNNSGAQQNGDRADFAPGASYGSSSFGIHNGSKQQLNRYFDISKFVQNAPGTFGNTPRNLFNGPGINTSDLGLMKNWMFEQRFNLQFRWEMFNAFNHPNFANPNTSPTSGNFGQITTIGPIAPRVQQAALKLTF